TGTTGTTTCGATTTTACGTATTTTATGAATCATACCTTTTTACAAACCCCCTTTGCTTTTAGAAGATTGTCGCTTAATGTGGCTACGGAAGCTTTTTGCTTTTCAACTTCAGATAAATGCCGAGCCTCCCATTCAAGTGCTATCTTTTGAAATTCGATATATATTTCATCGTCATTTTCTCGGGTACGCATGTATTCAATCAGTGGCTCAAACATTTTGTACCTTGCAACAATTCTCGAAGAATGGGTTGCATATGCTAAATCGTTGTCAGCAGCTCCAATACGAATTGCAGCGCATATATTTTCGATATCGCATAAAAGCATTGTAACTGAAGCCAAAACATCCTCTGAGGATACTATCTTTGAAATTTCATCATCGCTTAATGGTCCTGGCCGGAACTTTAAATCGATTCCTATTGTTTGGGCAGCTTTAATCATGTTAACTTCGAATTCTAAATGCCATTTCTGAATAAAATTATGTTCTGAACGAAGCTTATTCCAAATATTATTCTGTCTTATTTGCCACCATAGTAAAAACAATGAGATCAAGCCTACAAAAGCGATTATTGTTTGAACTATAGGGATAATCTCAGCAGAAAAATCTTTAAGTACCATAATAGCCTCATATAAGTTTGATTCTTTCACATAACGATAAATAGACAGTTCTGTATAAAACCTCAAACACAGAAAGTCCCTGCTATATAAATTCTTCTACTAAATTACTATTATGCAATTTTTAATATAAGAATCAGTAAGTTACGGGAATGCGATCAATTCCAGGAGAAAAAGAGTGAGGGGTCAAGCCTACGGTTGACCAATTTTCATCTTCCGACACACTCTCTCATACATTTCTCGGACAGTAACATCCCTCTCCATCATAGATTTAAATCTTGAAATAGCCGTGCCGACTGTGCTGTAGCGGTTACAATCCAAGACACTGCCTATCTCTTTCAGCGTTTTTTGACTATGCGCTCTTAATACATACATTGCCAAGTCCTTAGGAACATTGTCAACACCACGCCGAACCTTAAACAGTTGCTCTTTGTCAATATTGCAAACAGCGCAGACAGCTTGAATCACCGCCTGTCCGTCAACAGACAGGACTTCACGATTCGAAAGCTCCAAATCTTTGTGTAGTGAACCGAACGTCTCTTTGATGGTATTAATAAAATTCTCAGAGCCAAGGATCGAGGGAAGATTTTTCAGGGAAAAGAAATGCTGAATTTCCTCAGATTCTTGCTGGCAAACAAAATCGCGATATCCAGCAAAGGCTTTCGCTCTGACATCTGAAAACATCTTGAGTAAAGGCTCCCGATGCAGCCAATGCCACAGCTGCCGATCAGCGGCATAGCCATGATGGCTGGACCAAGGGTAATCGTCGATAGTTTTGACAAGACCGGCTTTTGTCGGATTACAGTGAATATAGCGCAGCAACTCCAGCAGGTAATGATCCTCTTCGACCAGAATTGCTTTATAGCGACCACGGAAAAGTTGACCGTCATAGTCGTGACGTCGATTGAAGCGCTGGGTATAAACCCCGTTGAGATGACGCATGCAACGCGACAAGTTGCCGTCCGGTGTTTGAACTAAAAGATGGTAATGGTTTGACATCAAGCAATAGGCCGAGACTTTCAGATTCCACATCTTTGATGTGTTTTTTAAGATGTCGATGAAAAGATGAAAGTCCTCCTCACCTTCAAAAACATCACAATGCCTTCGGCCACGGTTCATAACATGATACCAGGCCCCCGGATATTCTATGCGTAGTGGTCTCGACATGAATTTAGACTACCAGACGATTACAATACGTCAACCGTAGACTTGACCCCTCCTGCTTTTGACCCCTCCTGCTTTTTTGCACATAACGTTAGCCATTTACAGCTACGCATCTTAGATAACCTCTTTAGTTCTAGACTCTTTTAATACTTTTAAAATGATACTTGGAAGGTTGGCTACAAGATGTTCTACGTTGTCATAGATAGTAACAGGATAAACCCATGGATAACGCTGGAAGTGTTCATACATTCCATATGGTTGATGTCCGCGCTCAATAATAGGCAATATTGGTAGAGAAGGTATTGCTGGTACAATATTAGTGAGTTCTTGAGGAACACATCGAGGGTCAGTTAAATCAACAATAGCTGCGCCGGATAAGTGAGCAATTGTTGATACAGTCTCCGTAATTGTCCGAGTGTCTGGTTTCTCAAAATCAAATAATATAGGAGTCAAATTTTTGCCTCGTAGACAATCTCTTATCCCATCAAGAATTATTTTTCTTTCTGGTGTAAATCTTCCAAGAATCAGGACAATTTTGGACGTAAGTCCATCGATAATTTGTCGCAATTTCTTTTGCGTTAAAAGCAAATATACTAGTTGTCCAAGCTCAAGATCATCTACTGTTATTTGTGCTTGATCATCAGCCGTTATCAAAAGCCCATCTTGAAATGTGGCGGAATTGGTCATAATATCCCACACAGAAGCACCATAGATTTGTGCACCTTCAAGATTTGCACCCTTAAGGGAAGTACGTACTAAACGGGTCCAACGTAAATCCGCCCCCCTTAAATCGGCTCCGTCTAATATAGCACCAGTAAAATCCGCACCAATAAGAACTGCCTTGCTCAAATTTGCGTCACGAAGATCAGCATTACTGAAATCTGCCTGATTAAAGCTTCCTCTGCTGAATATAGCCCGATGAAGAGAGCAATTTTGGAAGTTCGAATGCCAACCCATCGCATTTTCAAACAAAGCATCATCCAAGATTGCCATTGAGAAGTTTGTTGGTCCTATCCAACATGCGGTAAAGTCTGCAAAACGTAATGAGGCTTCGCTTAGATAAACTCTGCGAAAGGAACTCCCCCTGAAAAAGGCGTTGTCTAGTTGGGCCCCTTCCAAGAATGCGTCTTCCAGAATAGGTCGCTTTTCATCGTCAAATCGAGTAAAAATAACACCGTCCAAAAGATCAGCGCGGCGAACAGGTTCATCGTCCTTCATCCCAGATTGAATTTCTTCATCAGTTACTTCATTTAGGTGGTCCTCTAATATGGACCCAGATGTAACACTAAGGGATGACTGCTTAAACAGTTCATTAAGCGAACTGGGTGTACCGAGAGATGCAGATATCCGGCCTGAAGACTTTACTTGAGTTCGTATCGCATCTAATTCCTCAGGAGTTAAGAGGCGTCGCCTTTTCTCTGACCATTTCTTGTGTGAGTTTAATATTTTTTCCAGACCTACTCCATAATAGCATGGGCGTAAGACCTGAACATTCAATTGTCTTTCTTCTTTAATTCTCCACCAATCTCTAAAGGTCTCGTTGTCATGGTTCTCATCTAGAATGTTATCTATTTCGTCCAGCGAACGGTAAATTATTTTTGATTCACCAACTGTATTTCCTTCACAAACAACAATGATATCTTCTCCTTGCATTAGGTATTTTAATCTTAATGCATCTATTGTTAGCTCATTATCAGTGAGCTGGTAAATATTGTCCCGTAATCGGCGTCTTGCAAAATCTACAGCGGCATCGTCAGATTCAAAACCTACGAAATAAAGCCGGGAATTTGGTCGCACATAGTTGTAAAGGTCCGTAATTACAACAAGTGGACCTGTCGACATAGACAGCAATGCTCCGTCAATTGCGTTAATTTGGGCGTCTGATGGTAAGCAAAGGCGTTTTGAATTCAACATAGCCGTATGCATGATTGTCAAAGTGGCTATACAACCGGATTCAATCATGCGCACGCGCAACTGAAGATCACTATAGCCATTCGCAGCTGGATATTTGAACCTATCATCCGTTGAAATGATTTCCAAACCAAAGGCATCGGAAACAAATTCTAATACTGGGTAAATTTTATTTGCATCACTAACGGGAACCGAAATCCTTATTAAGTCTAATAATCGACTCACGTTACCTTCAAAGCAAACCGTAATACGCTCTTCCGCTCTCCTTTTATCAAGAAGAAATGGCTGGTATAAAGACGAAGGAATAGATGCAATGCTTTGTCCGAGACCATCTAATTTAACCATATGCGCTCACTCTACTATTTGCGTTGACGATATACTGATCGAGGTAATTGCTATACAAGAAATAAATGTGTATTTGCTTTAGATAAAGGGAGCACCTATCTCCAGAAATACCGTTCGATCAAATGGCTAACGGTGTTGATAAGCCGCGGCGTAGTGTCTTTACAAGTTTGTAGAAAGCTATACGAGAACCGCAGAGCTATCGACCGTCGGCTTTGTTAAATGGTTATGTTTCATTTTCTAGCTCTGTTAGATCTTCGACGCCAGCCATATCCGCAAGCATTTGCGTATAGACCTTCAATACTGTCTGAAGTTGGGACAATTCAGTTCTAAATTCCATGCATTTCTCCTCATCTGAAAAAGCTCCTTGTGAGGACATTCTGTGCCACTTGGCAGTAAAAGGTCTAATCTTCTGATTAAGAACCAATACGGCTATTTTTGTAAATTCAACGCAGTGCCGACCATTACGTTTCATTACATCCCTTGTTGTTGGAAATATAGAATAAATACTATTTAAAGCAGTTTCTTCATCTCCATGATTAATTGCTAAAGGTTGGGTCGTTACTCTTGTCAGTAGCTCTACATAAAGCTCCCACGCAGCTGATTTATCTTCATCCTGAGGTTGCCACTCCATATCCAGAAATGGGGTTTTTACTTTTAGGGATGTCATATCCCACTGTTCAAGCCATTTTTGCCATTTCATCAGTACCACCTTTCAGCGTTTCTATTGTTTACGAATGATGGATATGAATTATTAGGATTAACCTTATTTCGATTTTCAAATGCATCATGTATCCATGATTGCACAACCGTTGGATTGGGATTCCAATTATAAATTTTAGCAAAACTGCATTCTATGTTGTCATGGAGCCTAGGAGGGATTGTGTAATGGAAATAGTTATTCGGTTTACCATAAGGCCGAGGATAGGACGGAAGCAAGATTCCTAATAAGCCAGATCTTGCGTTGTGTCTTATATTTCTAATGCTGGCACCAATTTCCCAATCTACATGCTTCCGCTGCCATGTTTGAGACCCAATTAAAACAACCGTTACCGTTGAATCTCGAAGATATTCATCACGAATTTTTTGGCGAATAGTCTCCGTTGGGAGGTTAGGATTTATATCTCCAATTTGCACAGACTTTGAAACCATGATGTCATACATGTTAGAAAAGAGCTGCTCAAATTCTTCCCTATAATACTGATCGTTACCATGATGGTAGCTCACAAATACTTTGTGTCGTGGTTGATTTAAACCATACAATAGACTCATGAAATATCATTCTCCTTTGAAACATAACGGGTAATGATAACCGGCGGCGACGCGAACTTGCGTGACTCACCGAAAATT
This region of uncultured Desulfuromonas sp. genomic DNA includes:
- a CDS encoding DUF4760 domain-containing protein → MVLKDFSAEIIPIVQTIIAFVGLISLFLLWWQIRQNNIWNKLRSEHNFIQKWHLEFEVNMIKAAQTIGIDLKFRPGPLSDDEISKIVSSEDVLASVTMLLCDIENICAAIRIGAADNDLAYATHSSRIVARYKMFEPLIEYMRTRENDDEIYIEFQKIALEWEARHLSEVEKQKASVATLSDNLLKAKGVCKKV
- a CDS encoding transposase; this translates as MSRPLRIEYPGAWYHVMNRGRRHCDVFEGEEDFHLFIDILKNTSKMWNLKVSAYCLMSNHYHLLVQTPDGNLSRCMRHLNGVYTQRFNRRHDYDGQLFRGRYKAILVEEDHYLLELLRYIHCNPTKAGLVKTIDDYPWSSHHGYAADRQLWHWLHREPLLKMFSDVRAKAFAGYRDFVCQQESEEIQHFFSLKNLPSILGSENFINTIKETFGSLHKDLELSNREVLSVDGQAVIQAVCAVCNIDKEQLFKVRRGVDNVPKDLAMYVLRAHSQKTLKEIGSVLDCNRYSTVGTAISRFKSMMERDVTVREMYERVCRKMKIGQP
- a CDS encoding pentapeptide repeat-containing protein, whose amino-acid sequence is MVKLDGLGQSIASIPSSLYQPFLLDKRRAEERITVCFEGNVSRLLDLIRISVPVSDANKIYPVLEFVSDAFGLEIISTDDRFKYPAANGYSDLQLRVRMIESGCIATLTIMHTAMLNSKRLCLPSDAQINAIDGALLSMSTGPLVVITDLYNYVRPNSRLYFVGFESDDAAVDFARRRLRDNIYQLTDNELTIDALRLKYLMQGEDIIVVCEGNTVGESKIIYRSLDEIDNILDENHDNETFRDWWRIKEERQLNVQVLRPCYYGVGLEKILNSHKKWSEKRRRLLTPEELDAIRTQVKSSGRISASLGTPSSLNELFKQSSLSVTSGSILEDHLNEVTDEEIQSGMKDDEPVRRADLLDGVIFTRFDDEKRPILEDAFLEGAQLDNAFFRGSSFRRVYLSEASLRFADFTACWIGPTNFSMAILDDALFENAMGWHSNFQNCSLHRAIFSRGSFNQADFSNADLRDANLSKAVLIGADFTGAILDGADLRGADLRWTRLVRTSLKGANLEGAQIYGASVWDIMTNSATFQDGLLITADDQAQITVDDLELGQLVYLLLTQKKLRQIIDGLTSKIVLILGRFTPERKIILDGIRDCLRGKNLTPILFDFEKPDTRTITETVSTIAHLSGAAIVDLTDPRCVPQELTNIVPAIPSLPILPIIERGHQPYGMYEHFQRYPWVYPVTIYDNVEHLVANLPSIILKVLKESRTKEVI
- a CDS encoding TIR domain-containing protein, with the protein product MSLLYGLNQPRHKVFVSYHHGNDQYYREEFEQLFSNMYDIMVSKSVQIGDINPNLPTETIRQKIRDEYLRDSTVTVVLIGSQTWQRKHVDWEIGASIRNIRHNARSGLLGILLPSYPRPYGKPNNYFHYTIPPRLHDNIECSFAKIYNWNPNPTVVQSWIHDAFENRNKVNPNNSYPSFVNNRNAERWY